A window of Mycolicibacterium madagascariense genomic DNA:
GTCCTCCATCTTCCACGACGAGGAGCTCGACGGGCCGCTGCCTGCCCGGGTGCGCACCCTGGTGTTCGCCACCGACGAGGAGCGGCCCGGCATCGTCGCCACGCTCGACGGTTACGACGACGTCGACGTGCTGAGCGCCGACGACGTCCCCGACGTCGTGACACCCCGGCCCAGCGGACGTCCCGAGGAGCAGCTGGCGATGTTGGCGGTGCGCCTCGAGATGGCCGCCGCGTACCTGAGATTGGTGCGAGGGTAGTCGAGTGGACCTGTTACGCGGCGCGCTGCGGACCTACGCCTGGGGGTCGCACACCGCCATCGCCGAATTCACCGGAAGGCCAAGTCCCTCACCGCATCCCGAGGCCGAGCTGTGGCTCGGCGCGCATCCGGGCGACCCGGCCCGGCTCGCGGGTGACGGCGCGGAGCGCTCACTGCTCGACGTCATCGCCGCCGACCCCGAGGGTCAGCTGGGGGCGGCGACCCGCGCGCGGTTCGGCGATACGCTGCCGTTCCTGGCCAAGGTGCTCGCCGCCGAGGAACCCCTGTCGCTGCAAGCCCATCCGAGCGCCGCGCAGGCGGAGGAGGGCTTCGCCCGCGAAGACCGCCTGCACATCCCCGTCTCGGCGCCCACCCGCAACTACCGCGACCGCAGTCACAAACCGGAACTGCTGGTCGCGCTGGGGCCGTTCGAGGCGCTGGCGGGTTTCCGGCCCGTCGCCCGCAGCGTCGAGTTCCTGCGCGCGCTCGGCGTCGCAGAGCTCGACCCGTTCGTCAACCTGCTCGCCGGGCAGGCCGACGCCGACGGGTTGCGGGCGCTGTTCACCACCTGGATCACGGCGCCGCAGGCCGACCTGGACCTGCTGGTGCCCGCGGTGCTCGACGGCGCGATCAACTACTTGCGTTCCGGCGCAACGGAATTCGTGACCGAGGCCAAGACCACGCTGCAGCTCGGCGAGCTGTACCCGAGCGACGCGGGCGTGCTCGCCTCGATGCTGCTCAACCGCATCAGCCTGGTGCCGGGGGAGGGCATCTACCTGCCCGCCGGAAACCTGCACGCCTATCTGCACGGGGTCGGCTTCGAGGTGATGGCCAACTCGGACAACGTCCTTCGCGGCGGGCTGACCCCCAAGCACGTCGACGTCCCCGAACTGCTCCGGGTCCTGGACTTCACCCCCGCCGACGAGTCGTCGCTCAAGCCGCGGACCGTGAACGAGGGCGTCGAGGTCGTCTACGACGTCCCCGCACCCGAATTCGCGGTCTCCGCGCTACGTCTCGACGGGTCCGAACTCGGACACCAGGTCGACGCGCCGGCCCGCCACGACGGTCCTCAGGTGCTGTTGTGCACCGAGGGTGCGGTGCAGGTGCATGCGAAGTCGAGCGTGCTGACCCTGGAACGCGGCGCGGCGGCCTGGGTGGCCGCCGACGACGGTCCGATCCGGCTCGTCGCCGACGAGCCCGCCGCGCTGTTCCGCGCGACCGTCGGCATCTGACGCCCAGCGCCCACGGTCAGCGACTGGGCACCGGCTCCCGTTCGCGCGTCGAGGACCTGACCGCACCGACCTTCTCCGAGAGCAGCGCGCGCAGGTTGTGGCGGATGGTGCGGCCCACCAGCCGCGCCGAGGGCACCATGTAGAGGCTGTCGAGCAGGCTGAACCGGCGCAGGAACCATTCTGCGAGAACGGGATCGGTCTCCGCGGCGCCGAGGAACTGGTCGAACAGACCGCCCACCGGGCGATACCACCAGCGCGCCTCGCCGGTCGCGTTGTGCAGGCTGAGGTCCCCGATCGCGGTCATGGCCCAGACCGGCCACGTCGTCTTCGCGGTGGCCTTCGCGAGCCGCCCCGCGATGTCGGGATCACCCGAGCGCAGCACGGCCTGCAGGTTGCCCGCCTGGATCGACGTCATCGTCATGCCCTGGCCGAACGTCGGATTGAAACTGGCCACGGCGTCACCCAGCGGGATGATGCCGGTGGGGAAGCGGCGCATCTTGTCGTAGCGGCGCCAGCGACTCATCGGGTAGGCGTGGAAGGCGACGTCGCCGACCGGCTCGCCCTGGCGCAGGGCGCGACCGACGTGGGCGGGCAGGATGTCGTCGGCCAGGTCGCACATGCCGGCGAAGTCGTGCGGCGGTTCGACCTTGCCCGTGCCGTAGGTCGTCAGGCCCCACAGCCCGTCCTCGTAGAGCAGCATGCCGAGCCCGATGGGCTTCTCGCGCGTGGCGCCCGCGACGACGACCATCTCCTTGAGCAGGCCGTCGGGGATGCGGACCTGGTGGGTGGCGTACTTGATGCCGACGTCGACGGTGTCCTCGGTGGGACGCCCGAAGCCCCACTGCTCGAGCCACACGGGCAGTCGGGTGCCACGACCGGTGGTGTCGACGACGAGGTCGGCGGGCACGGCACTGGACTCGTCGCCCGCCTCCAGCAACACGCCCGTCACGCGTTCCCTCACCGGGTCGTACCGCGGCTCGGCGACGCCCTGGCGAACGAGCCTCACGTTCGGGATGGCGAGCGCGCGGGTGCGGATCTGCCATTCCAGGTGGGGCCGGCTCGGGACGTAGGCGGTGAATTCGTCGCGCAGCGTGGACTGGGTGCCGAGCAGGTGACCGGCCGCGCCGAAGGAGATGCAGTCGGGCCGGTTCTCGAGGATCGGGACGCCGGCGGCGACCATGTCGTCGAGCAGTCCGGGGAACAGACCTTCGAACTCGTTGGCGCCGCGTGCCATCAGCAGGTGCACGTGCCTGCCCTGCGGTACGGCCGTCCGGTTTGCCGGATGGTCCGGTAGCTCGTCGCGTTCAAAGACCGTGACGTCGTCGTAGTGGTCCGACAGCACCCGCGCCGCGCACATCCCCGCGATGCTGGCACCGATGACGACTGCATGTGTCCGCCCCATGTCCGCACGGTACCCGGCGCAACGCCGTCGCAACCAGAGGTGCCTCACGAGCCGTGACCCGTATCATTCCTGTCGACCCTCGACGATTAGCTGGGAGACCAATGGGATACGCCGGATACAGGGTGTGGGGCCAACGTCGGGTGGACGGTTACACCGAGCCGCCGGTGTTCGACATGCTGACGGCGCTCGACGCCAGCCAGCGCGCCAACGGGGTGAGCGGTTCGGTCGTGGAGATCGGCGTGCACCACGGGCGGCTGCTCATCGGCATGCACCTGCTGCAGCGCGACGGGGAGAAGTCGGTCGCGATCGACCTGTTCGACGATCAGGAGCACAACGTCGACAAGTCGGGTCTCGGCGATCTTGGCAAGTTTCAGAGCAACGTCGCCAAGTGGTCGTCGCGGCCCGTCGTCATCCACCAGGGCGACTCGACGAAGCTGCACCGCGGCGACATCCCCGAGATGACGGGGGCGCGCCTGTTCAGCGTCGACGGCGGCCACACGGCTGACATCGTGATGTCGGACATGGCGCTCGCCGAGGACTGCCTGTGCCCGGGCGGCATCGTCATCGCCGACGACGTGTTCAACCAGCAGTGGCCCGACGTCTGTGTCGGCACGCTGGACTACCTGCGCGGCGACGGCGGGCTGGTGCCCTTCGGCATCGGCTACAACAAGACGCTGTTCACCCAGCCGGAGTACGCCGCGCGCTACCGGGGCGCCCTCGT
This region includes:
- the manA gene encoding mannose-6-phosphate isomerase, class I, encoding MDLLRGALRTYAWGSHTAIAEFTGRPSPSPHPEAELWLGAHPGDPARLAGDGAERSLLDVIAADPEGQLGAATRARFGDTLPFLAKVLAAEEPLSLQAHPSAAQAEEGFAREDRLHIPVSAPTRNYRDRSHKPELLVALGPFEALAGFRPVARSVEFLRALGVAELDPFVNLLAGQADADGLRALFTTWITAPQADLDLLVPAVLDGAINYLRSGATEFVTEAKTTLQLGELYPSDAGVLASMLLNRISLVPGEGIYLPAGNLHAYLHGVGFEVMANSDNVLRGGLTPKHVDVPELLRVLDFTPADESSLKPRTVNEGVEVVYDVPAPEFAVSALRLDGSELGHQVDAPARHDGPQVLLCTEGAVQVHAKSSVLTLERGAAAWVAADDGPIRLVADEPAALFRATVGI
- a CDS encoding class I SAM-dependent methyltransferase, yielding MDGYTEPPVFDMLTALDASQRANGVSGSVVEIGVHHGRLLIGMHLLQRDGEKSVAIDLFDDQEHNVDKSGLGDLGKFQSNVAKWSSRPVVIHQGDSTKLHRGDIPEMTGARLFSVDGGHTADIVMSDMALAEDCLCPGGIVIADDVFNQQWPDVCVGTLDYLRGDGGLVPFGIGYNKTLFTQPEYAARYRGALVDGFAKSRLTAAFPDKSFAGHEVVILVAVPRTPAHLARTSPLLLKTYRTVFK
- a CDS encoding FAD-dependent oxidoreductase, which codes for MGRTHAVVIGASIAGMCAARVLSDHYDDVTVFERDELPDHPANRTAVPQGRHVHLLMARGANEFEGLFPGLLDDMVAAGVPILENRPDCISFGAAGHLLGTQSTLRDEFTAYVPSRPHLEWQIRTRALAIPNVRLVRQGVAEPRYDPVRERVTGVLLEAGDESSAVPADLVVDTTGRGTRLPVWLEQWGFGRPTEDTVDVGIKYATHQVRIPDGLLKEMVVVAGATREKPIGLGMLLYEDGLWGLTTYGTGKVEPPHDFAGMCDLADDILPAHVGRALRQGEPVGDVAFHAYPMSRWRRYDKMRRFPTGIIPLGDAVASFNPTFGQGMTMTSIQAGNLQAVLRSGDPDIAGRLAKATAKTTWPVWAMTAIGDLSLHNATGEARWWYRPVGGLFDQFLGAAETDPVLAEWFLRRFSLLDSLYMVPSARLVGRTIRHNLRALLSEKVGAVRSSTREREPVPSR